Proteins encoded together in one Yersinia mollaretii ATCC 43969 window:
- the secM gene encoding secA translation cis-regulator SecM — protein MIGILNRWRQFGRRYFWPHLLLGMVAASLGVPSNLSGVPDQTAIPNTSSSQSRQNHAATNFNSLALLHDMHRRPSFSVDYWQQHALRTVIRHLSFALAPQAVYTRAQESAEVEQVEPSQIQQLALLDTLNALLTHEFKPPAIIRYTEQVKRPVLSLHKPGLWLAQVQGIRAGPANFS, from the coding sequence GTGATCGGTATTCTAAATCGTTGGCGACAATTTGGTAGACGTTATTTCTGGCCGCATCTCTTATTGGGGATGGTCGCGGCGAGTCTTGGCGTGCCTTCAAATCTGTCTGGCGTACCCGATCAAACCGCGATACCGAACACATCATCCAGCCAAAGCCGTCAGAATCATGCTGCGACAAACTTTAACAGTTTGGCATTGCTGCATGATATGCATCGTCGCCCTTCATTCAGCGTAGACTACTGGCAACAGCATGCACTGCGCACGGTTATTCGTCACCTCTCATTTGCGCTGGCACCTCAAGCGGTTTATACCAGAGCGCAAGAATCCGCAGAAGTCGAACAGGTAGAACCATCACAAATTCAGCAGCTTGCGTTGCTAGATACACTGAATGCGCTCCTGACGCACGAGTTTAAGCCACCTGCAATCATTCGCTATACTGAACAGGTTAAACGACCTGTTCTTTCGTTACACAAACCAGGGCTTTGGCTTGCACAAGTGCAAGGCATCCGCGCCGGACCTGCCAATTTCAGTTAA
- the secA gene encoding preprotein translocase subunit SecA has translation MLIKLLTKVFGSRNDRTLRRMRKVVELINRMEPEVEKLTDAELRAKTDEFRERLAKGAVLETLIPEAFAVVREASKRVFGMRHFDVQLLGGMVLNERCIAEMRTGEGKTLTATLPAYLNALSGRGVHVVTVNDYLAQRDAENNRPLFEFLGLSVGINLPNMTAPAKRAAYAADITYGTNNEYGFDYLRDNMAFSPEERVQRKLHYALVDEVDSILIDEARTPLIISGPAEDSSEMYIRVNKLIPKLIRQEKEDSDTFQGEGHFSVDEKSRQVHLTERGLILIEQMLVEAGIMEEGESLYSPTNIMLMHHVTAALRAHVLFTRDVDYIVKDGEVIIVDEHTGRTMQGRRWSDGLHQAIEAKEGVEIQNENQTLASITFQNYFRLYEKLAGMTGTADTEAFEFSSIYKLDTIVVPTNRPMIRKDLADLVYMTEQEKIGAIIEDIRERTANGQPVLVGTISIEKSEVVSAELTKAGIEHKVLNAKFHAMEADIVSQAGQPGAVTIATNMAGRGTDIVLGGSWQSEIALLEDPTEDQIAAIKAAWQIRHDAVLASGGLHIIGTERHESRRIDNQLRGRAGRQGDAGSSRFYLSMEDALMRIFASDRVSGMMRKLGMKPGEAIEHPWVTKAIANAQRKVESRNFDIRKQLLEYDDVASDQRRAIYSQRNELLDVSDVSETINSIREDVFKTVIDGYIPTQSLEEMWDVEGLEQRLKNDFDLDMPIAKWLEDEPQLHEETLRERILQQAIEVYHRKEEVVGIEMMRNFEKGVMLQTLDSLWKEHLAAMDYLRQGIHLRGYAQKDPKQEYKRESFAMFAAMLESLKYEVISVLSKVQVRMPEEVEALEVQRREEAERLAKQQQLSHQSDNSALMSQEEINVAANLERKVGRNDPCPCGSGKKYKQCHGSLQ, from the coding sequence ATGCTAATCAAATTATTAACCAAAGTTTTTGGCAGCCGTAACGATCGTACACTGCGCCGTATGCGCAAGGTGGTTGAGCTTATCAACCGCATGGAACCTGAAGTTGAAAAGCTGACCGACGCCGAACTTCGCGCCAAAACAGACGAATTCCGTGAGCGTCTGGCAAAAGGTGCTGTACTGGAAACCTTGATTCCCGAGGCGTTTGCTGTGGTACGCGAGGCCAGTAAACGTGTGTTTGGTATGCGCCACTTCGACGTACAGCTGCTCGGCGGTATGGTCCTGAATGAGCGCTGTATTGCTGAAATGCGTACGGGTGAAGGTAAAACATTGACCGCGACGCTGCCCGCTTACCTCAATGCGTTAAGTGGCCGTGGTGTTCATGTGGTGACCGTCAACGACTATTTGGCTCAGCGTGACGCCGAAAATAACCGTCCATTGTTCGAATTCCTTGGCCTGAGTGTGGGTATCAACTTGCCGAATATGACGGCACCTGCCAAGCGTGCCGCTTATGCTGCGGATATCACCTACGGTACGAACAACGAATACGGGTTTGACTATCTGCGCGACAATATGGCATTCAGCCCGGAAGAGCGTGTGCAGCGTAAGCTTCATTATGCGCTGGTGGATGAGGTTGACTCCATCTTGATCGATGAAGCCCGTACTCCGCTGATTATCTCTGGCCCTGCTGAAGATAGTTCTGAGATGTATATTCGGGTTAACAAGCTGATTCCAAAACTGATTCGTCAGGAAAAAGAAGATTCGGATACCTTCCAGGGTGAAGGCCACTTCTCAGTGGACGAAAAATCACGTCAGGTTCACCTGACAGAACGTGGTTTGATTCTGATTGAACAGATGCTGGTGGAAGCGGGCATTATGGAAGAGGGCGAGTCGCTCTATTCTCCAACGAACATTATGTTGATGCACCATGTGACGGCAGCGCTGCGTGCGCATGTGCTGTTTACCCGCGATGTTGATTACATTGTGAAAGACGGCGAAGTTATCATCGTCGACGAACACACCGGCCGTACCATGCAAGGGCGTCGCTGGTCAGATGGTCTGCATCAGGCGATTGAAGCAAAAGAAGGCGTGGAAATTCAGAACGAGAACCAAACGCTGGCTTCCATCACCTTCCAGAACTACTTCCGTTTGTACGAAAAGCTGGCCGGTATGACCGGCACAGCAGATACCGAAGCCTTTGAATTTAGCTCAATCTACAAGCTGGATACCATTGTTGTCCCTACTAACCGCCCAATGATTCGTAAAGATTTGGCTGATTTGGTCTATATGACTGAGCAGGAAAAAATCGGCGCGATCATCGAAGATATCCGTGAGCGTACTGCGAATGGTCAGCCCGTGTTGGTCGGGACCATCTCGATTGAGAAATCTGAGGTGGTATCCGCTGAGTTAACCAAAGCGGGCATTGAGCACAAAGTTCTGAACGCCAAATTCCACGCAATGGAAGCGGATATCGTTTCTCAAGCGGGTCAACCGGGCGCGGTAACCATCGCAACCAACATGGCTGGCCGTGGTACTGACATCGTGCTGGGTGGTAGCTGGCAGAGTGAGATTGCCCTGCTAGAAGATCCGACTGAAGATCAAATCGCAGCCATCAAAGCGGCATGGCAGATTCGCCATGATGCAGTATTGGCATCAGGTGGTTTGCACATCATTGGTACTGAGCGTCATGAATCACGCCGTATCGATAACCAGTTACGTGGTCGTGCAGGTCGTCAAGGTGATGCGGGTTCATCACGCTTCTACCTATCAATGGAAGATGCCCTGATGCGTATTTTTGCCTCTGACCGCGTGTCTGGCATGATGCGTAAGCTGGGGATGAAGCCTGGCGAAGCCATTGAGCATCCATGGGTAACCAAGGCCATTGCCAACGCACAGCGTAAAGTTGAAAGCCGTAACTTCGATATTCGTAAGCAATTACTGGAATATGATGATGTGGCTAGTGACCAGCGCCGCGCTATCTACAGCCAACGTAACGAGCTGCTGGACGTATCCGATGTTAGCGAAACTATTAACAGCATCCGTGAAGATGTCTTCAAAACAGTTATCGATGGCTACATTCCAACCCAATCACTGGAAGAAATGTGGGATGTTGAAGGGCTAGAACAGCGCCTGAAAAATGATTTCGATCTGGATATGCCGATTGCAAAATGGTTGGAAGATGAACCACAACTGCATGAAGAGACATTACGTGAACGTATTCTTCAGCAGGCGATCGAAGTCTATCACCGCAAAGAAGAAGTTGTTGGCATTGAAATGATGCGCAATTTCGAAAAAGGCGTAATGCTGCAAACGCTTGATTCCTTGTGGAAAGAGCATTTGGCTGCAATGGATTACCTGCGTCAAGGCATCCATTTGCGTGGTTATGCGCAAAAAGATCCTAAGCAGGAATATAAGCGTGAATCCTTCGCGATGTTTGCCGCCATGCTGGAATCACTGAAATATGAAGTGATTAGCGTGCTGAGCAAAGTACAGGTGCGGATGCCAGAAGAGGTAGAAGCATTGGAAGTACAGCGCCGTGAAGAAGCTGAGCGTTTGGCTAAACAGCAGCAATTGAGCCATCAGTCTGACAATAGCGCATTGATGTCACAGGAAGAGATCAATGTTGCCGCCAATCTTGAGCGCAAAGTGGGTCGTAACGATCCGTGCCCATGTGGTTCAGGCAAAAAATACAAACAGTGTCATGGTAGCCTACAGTAA
- the mutT gene encoding 8-oxo-dGTP diphosphatase MutT encodes MKHLHIAVGIIRNVQQEIFITRRAAGSHMEGFWEFPGGKIEQGETPELALKRELLEETGIVVQKATLLKVLEHTFTDRIVTLTFYLVEAWDGEPFGREGQPTRWVRQSELLAEEFPPANAVIINLLTA; translated from the coding sequence TTGAAACATTTACACATTGCGGTAGGGATTATTCGCAACGTCCAACAAGAAATTTTTATTACCCGGCGCGCGGCTGGCTCCCATATGGAGGGCTTTTGGGAGTTCCCAGGCGGGAAGATTGAACAAGGTGAAACGCCGGAGCTAGCTTTAAAACGTGAACTGTTGGAAGAAACCGGGATTGTGGTGCAGAAAGCGACTTTACTCAAAGTTCTGGAGCATACTTTTACTGATCGTATCGTGACATTAACCTTCTATTTAGTCGAAGCATGGGACGGCGAACCTTTTGGTCGCGAAGGGCAACCGACGCGCTGGGTGAGGCAATCAGAATTGTTGGCCGAAGAGTTTCCACCGGCTAATGCAGTAATCATTAACTTACTCACGGCATAG
- the yacG gene encoding DNA gyrase inhibitor YacG, which translates to MEPEVIEVNCPTCGKIVVWGEQSPYRPFCCKRCQLIDLGEWADEEKRISSSGELSDSDEWSEEEPPKH; encoded by the coding sequence ATGGAACCCGAAGTCATCGAGGTTAATTGCCCAACTTGTGGGAAAATCGTTGTTTGGGGCGAGCAAAGCCCCTATCGCCCTTTCTGTTGCAAACGTTGTCAGCTTATTGACTTAGGTGAGTGGGCAGACGAAGAAAAACGCATATCCAGTAGTGGTGAGTTATCTGACAGTGATGAATGGAGTGAGGAAGAACCGCCTAAGCACTGA